The Bacteroides sp. AN502(2024) DNA segment CTTTGCTGGTATAGGTGTCTATTAATAAAATAGACAGTTTGTCTCCTGCTTCTTCAAAACATGCGATCACTTTATCGTAATACTCATTGGCTTTCTGCCATTCTTCTTTATTGCCGTAGGATATTCCCATAAACATATAGCCCAATTCGGGGGGGATAGCTTTGAACTCAATCGCTTTCTGGTAATTCTTGATGGCATCATCCGGATTGTTCAGATAGAAAAAACAATGCGCCTTGTAAGCGTAAGCTTCTCCGTACTGATCGTCGGCTGCCAATGCAAAATCACAGGCTTCGATGGCTTTGTCTATTTGTTCCTGAATAAAGTAGCATCTCACCAGCCCCAACCAGTAGGAGGGGTTGAACGGAGATTGGTCGATGAGTTTGTTGTAATAGGTGATGGCCGGTTCCATCTGATGGGTCGATGTCAGATAATCGGCTGTGAGAGCCATGTATTCTTCATTTTCGGCATAACGGGATTTTCCCCTGTCGATCCATTCTTTGGCCGCTTCCGGATATCCCGTGTCCAGATAGAGAAAGACGACATCAGTGATTGTTGCCAGTTCGTCGGCATCCTCTATGGTATTTAATAGCCATTGAGCTTCTTCCAGTTTCCCTTCATTCAGCAATAGTTCGGCTTTCAGCAGTTTCACTTCGGAATCAAAATCTTCGGTAATGGAATCTGCCACTTTCTTTGCTTTTTGCGGTTTTTGGGTGTCCAGATAAAGATAGGCTTGTTCGATGAGCAGATCTGTATTTCCCGGATGTATTTTAAGTCCGTACGTGATCACTTCTTGCGCTTCTTCAAATTTTCGTCTGAAGGCATACCAGTCGGCGATGTCGGCCAATTGATCGGCGTCCAGATAAAGTTGGCGGTTTTCTGCTTTTGCTTCTTCGTAGTGTGTGATGAGTGTAGCTAGTTTCTTTTTGGCTGATGGTGAATTTTTTCTGCCCATTTTTCTGTTGGATTTTTAATTACTAAGATGGGGCTGTTGCAAAAGTTTGATGATGACCCTTTTGACACAGCCCCCCAAAAGTTAAGCTTGAAAGCTTCGTTATTTATTAATCTTGCTCCATGT contains these protein-coding regions:
- a CDS encoding tetratricopeptide repeat protein; this encodes MGRKNSPSAKKKLATLITHYEEAKAENRQLYLDADQLADIADWYAFRRKFEEAQEVITYGLKIHPGNTDLLIEQAYLYLDTQKPQKAKKVADSITEDFDSEVKLLKAELLLNEGKLEEAQWLLNTIEDADELATITDVVFLYLDTGYPEAAKEWIDRGKSRYAENEEYMALTADYLTSTHQMEPAITYYNKLIDQSPFNPSYWLGLVRCYFIQEQIDKAIEACDFALAADDQYGEAYAYKAHCFFYLNNPDDAIKNYQKAIEFKAIPPELGYMFMGISYGNKEEWQKANEYYDKVIACFEEAGDKLSILLIDTYTSKAFALSRLSRYEEAHESCEKAKEINPNEGLIYLTEGKLYLTEGLEDEAAISFDKAIKTAPDIEMWYMVASAYSENDYLPEAKEYFEKVYRMNPKYEDVTKKLSVLSLMYGEIDNFFKYNKECEQPLEEDTILKLLNCPEHMEEDKRMLKEVWERMKKEKKNTKGKK